In a genomic window of Sutcliffiella sp. FSL R7-0096:
- a CDS encoding AAA family ATPase, which produces MKFVHIFGPQAVGKMTVGQELARITDLKLFHNHMTIDLVGHFFDYSTKEAKRLVNLFRQEIFEEVSKSDLYGMMFTYVWMFDMESDWEYVKNLTQLFESRGATVYFVELEADLDKRLERNKTPNRLEHKPKKRDLEWSENDLMETLKKHRLNSMEGEIPFENYMKINNTNKSAAEVAQLIKGRFGF; this is translated from the coding sequence ATGAAATTTGTACACATATTCGGCCCCCAAGCGGTTGGGAAGATGACGGTTGGGCAGGAGTTAGCGAGAATAACGGATTTGAAGCTTTTTCATAACCATATGACAATCGACTTGGTTGGTCATTTTTTTGATTACAGCACAAAGGAAGCCAAGCGGTTGGTGAACTTGTTCCGTCAGGAGATTTTTGAAGAGGTTTCTAAAAGTGACCTATACGGTATGATGTTCACTTATGTGTGGATGTTTGATATGGAGTCGGATTGGGAGTATGTGAAGAATCTCACCCAGCTGTTTGAGTCGAGAGGGGCCACTGTTTACTTTGTGGAATTAGAAGCAGATCTAGACAAGCGGCTGGAGCGAAATAAAACGCCAAACCGACTGGAACACAAGCCTAAAAAGAGGGACTTGGAATGGTCGGAAAATGATCTGATGGAGACCTTGAAGAAGCATCGTTTGAACTCAATGGAAGGAGAAATACCATTTGAGAACTATATGAAGATTAATAATACGAATAAGAGTGCGGCGGAAGTCGCCCAGTTGATAAAAGGTCGTTTTGGTTTTTGA
- a CDS encoding glycosyltransferase produces the protein MSKRVLILSEAFGSGHTSVAFSLMEGIRKIDSSVEVKVMELGKHFQPMAFKLICKTYMTLIERYPSIWRKLYTNSQQKGVPAWWNLLLHTLLFQKLDRLTSEFKPDVVICTHPFSKIVVSRIKDTNNHPFTFCMLITELHLHAGWMSPQIDYYLVSSQDMHSDLELLGTPNNQIKITGLPTRPGFWRKVEKTTARNKLGIEDMQTILVMGGGLGLGGLKKVAEKLASHKNQYQIIICTGHNIVLRRYLENNLACRYPNIMVIGFVSSIDVWMDASDILITKCGGVTCFEALMKGIPFIIFEPISGHEEQNRDFLTNNDLAFYADDEHEVLSLIEEMLSPSENKKHVLENVHTYKQKIDPLACQKTILRLIHQY, from the coding sequence TTGAGTAAACGAGTTCTTATTTTATCAGAGGCTTTTGGATCGGGGCATACTTCGGTCGCTTTTTCCTTAATGGAAGGGATCCGAAAAATAGATTCATCTGTTGAGGTAAAAGTGATGGAGCTGGGAAAGCACTTTCAACCAATGGCTTTTAAGCTGATTTGCAAAACATATATGACCTTAATTGAACGGTATCCTTCCATTTGGAGAAAGCTATACACCAACAGTCAGCAAAAGGGAGTACCAGCATGGTGGAACCTTTTGTTACATACACTTTTGTTTCAAAAATTAGATAGGTTGACAAGTGAGTTCAAGCCTGATGTCGTCATCTGTACTCACCCTTTTTCAAAAATAGTGGTTTCTAGGATCAAGGATACCAATAATCATCCTTTTACCTTTTGTATGTTAATCACTGAGTTACATTTACATGCAGGATGGATGTCCCCACAAATTGATTATTACCTTGTTTCGAGTCAGGATATGCATTCGGACCTAGAGCTACTCGGGACACCCAATAATCAAATAAAGATAACCGGTTTGCCTACAAGGCCGGGCTTTTGGAGGAAAGTAGAAAAAACAACTGCCCGGAATAAGCTTGGTATTGAAGACATGCAGACCATACTTGTAATGGGCGGAGGACTAGGGCTTGGAGGTTTGAAAAAAGTAGCAGAAAAACTTGCAAGCCACAAAAACCAATACCAAATAATCATTTGTACCGGCCATAATATCGTTTTAAGGCGTTACCTGGAGAATAACTTGGCATGTCGATATCCCAATATCATGGTTATCGGCTTTGTTTCCTCTATTGATGTTTGGATGGATGCTTCCGACATTCTCATCACCAAGTGCGGGGGTGTCACCTGCTTTGAAGCTTTGATGAAAGGGATTCCTTTCATCATTTTCGAGCCAATTTCAGGGCATGAAGAGCAGAACCGTGATTTTCTCACCAACAATGACTTAGCATTCTATGCTGATGATGAACACGAAGTCCTCTCCCTGATTGAAGAAATGTTATCACCTTCTGAAAATAAAAAGCACGTGCTTGAAAATGTTCATACTTACAAACAAAAAATAGATCCTTTAGCATGTCAAAAGACCATCTTGCGTTTAATACATCAATACTAG
- a CDS encoding spore coat protein: MNIDYNDQRRIIGPGFGFGRPGFGRPGFGFGRPGFGFGLPFITGLAAGALLRPRPYPYYYPYPPYPYPPYPYYY; the protein is encoded by the coding sequence GTGAATATTGATTATAATGATCAAAGAAGAATCATTGGCCCAGGCTTTGGTTTTGGCCGCCCTGGCTTTGGCCGTCCAGGTTTTGGATTCGGACGTCCGGGCTTTGGTTTCGGTCTTCCGTTTATAACAGGTTTGGCAGCGGGTGCATTATTAAGACCAAGACCATATCCGTACTATTATCCATATCCGCCTTACCCATATCCACCGTATCCTTACTATTATTAA
- a CDS encoding YciI family protein translates to MLFMLIVKASKNSETGNRPNPELNEAMTRYNEELVKAGVRVMAKGLHPSSNGIRISFPNPGGEPVVTEGPFTETSDLVAGFILIDVKSKEEAIEWAMRMPDPQGFGEGQIELRQVFE, encoded by the coding sequence ATGTTATTTATGTTGATTGTCAAAGCCTCAAAGAATTCGGAAACCGGAAACCGTCCGAACCCTGAATTGAATGAAGCCATGACGAGGTACAATGAGGAATTGGTGAAGGCAGGCGTCCGGGTGATGGCGAAAGGTCTTCATCCCAGTTCAAACGGGATTCGCATTTCGTTTCCAAATCCAGGAGGCGAGCCGGTTGTGACAGAGGGTCCATTTACTGAAACGAGCGATTTGGTTGCCGGTTTTATTTTAATTGATGTGAAGTCGAAGGAAGAAGCCATCGAGTGGGCGATGCGGATGCCGGACCCACAAGGATTTGGGGAAGGGCAGATCGAATTGCGTCAGGTG